From Harpia harpyja isolate bHarHar1 chromosome 19, bHarHar1 primary haplotype, whole genome shotgun sequence, one genomic window encodes:
- the RAB44 gene encoding ras-related protein Rab-44 isoform X2, translating to MAERRAATKGRRMGSSRRRQLQEGSGETPAAAPGPSEEPPWASEMVQRMQDFFRKQGKDQAGFVTRSDMQKLQEEDFPCSTEELELIFDGLDAAGTGQLSTEEFTAGVWQFLSSQKATRNHRRRKTASRRVRLVLPSPALDGADSEEQRHFAAFMEQLGTDNVSEEQEIWQLWVKLREDEPQLLGNLEDFLAKMRHRIQEARSKKEALKATLNKRVAEHDKEVQQLCEALEQQIQQEQQWLEQQSVARSHQHGMELQRALDASEREVQRLVTAQMELETRCRSLRSMQQATSTENRQLEESNRVLEDRLQHLHQQLQQTHGRLQTARAAVAWENVEEPGDGVAAELPSEMPLSPQMSPEKSEKYRSEMRTRLGSQSGEPKVKSTHQVVWEMLPAEISLLGAPPRASSVEEDPFPEFLKEERFSNQSSLLREMNDAIAALSKQLKPQAPGTPPVPGDAACHPQDDAEPQTGPEAATAHGTTPGVLQETLPGHVTHEPFEGDLKEGPAAAELCAPDTTQAGASVGARHRRAQEPGAEQGESPEDARRMLFLQGKGAGVKELMLKAAQHLQEAPGESTEAGEQALMEVEGEGWMQEKIGWEKVQPPGEAEEVALSQGENLETGLGPPEPGEAGLAAGWQLATDGLGPAVAPGEHPQPLDMGLGEEADLPSGLSEKLEIKPGEHLEPEPPSQVEARMGAAQKDGVLPEVTVAPGPGMLDEEHVSAEVQPQGETLDADELPAPAQHGGSSRARAGEGEVEVTQPREAEPQPQGESASGEAGWGGSVGAEVPLPAAVPPADMQEGGAGTDVQPLEAQSNDANRQLLAEVKVALQPLREAGCLGTEQGGSVAPGVQPLEEDDKPELGLGEEMGAAAVHGEGPSPAETPAGSPDLGGLFPVKAQALEMVETEDSQADMQLHGGASPETLQGGGDRAAVHLLEEAEDGEQGHGECGLPQEALLYPHGVTIRQGEGAAAGVQSPEEAVMLDMLEVQSSDANVQLLAEVDKLRLTPGGSSETDLQLPSEVRSPGTEQGGSVAPDVQPLDQVDTPALVEMVEAEDSWAETQLLGGASPETPQGGGDRAAMQLGDEAEDGEQMLGEQGLPHEPVLDPQGAGVGRGEGAGAGVQLWESAESLDLLEDQSTDAIMQLLAEVDELRLTPGGSSETDLQLPSEVRSPGTEQGGSVAPDVQPLDQVDTPELVVMVEAEDSWAEMQLLGGASPETPQGGGDRAAMQLGDEAEDGEQGQGEQGLPHEPVLDPQGAGVGRGEGAGAGVQPPEEAVILDTLEVQSSDANMQLLAEVDELRLTPGGSSETDLQPLGEAGSLGTEQGGSMAPDVHPLDRVDKPELVELEAEDSWTDTQLHEGLGLEAPWGRKGRRAVQLGDEAEDGGQGLGEQGLPHEPVLDPQGAGVGQGEGAGAGVQPPEEAVILDALEIQRTDANVQLLTEAEELKPTSAGSTEADLARLGATGMWEGEQSQPPGLEAGLRAAHAADTWEGAAGARVSPPLEAASHPECAAAAEGPGLEVKLGALTGPHGQILEDTQTLELPQGERAAADGRLLDGAQGLEVVQGERLEVGVSLVETQGLGLKQGRDDGAFELASLVFEEPLQISTLKLETMMQKDVLIPDVRRLGTSGQAVQSELQKQVLAQADKVRLHTASQQLKEKPLHVMETEQVATGPAEPPKQEMPPASTLHMRVQQEEDAGDDQLGMVLGDSSLRDADNSSMQPQKQHLGEQSEDLNVDQWEKKQEVGWKTSQKGEPSPGKPGAVTADGGGPAPRGSPEASLEPDHLYNVLFVGDSHVGKTSFLYRLHADTFNPHLTATVGLDYQVKNLIVDNKRFALRLWDSAGQERYHSMTKQFFRKADGVVLMYDITSEYSFSDVRYWLSCIQEGAEDGVAILLLGNKTDCAEDRKVPTEEGERLAKEHQLMFYECSAASGHNVLESMVSLIRLLKVREDELKNKAAEVPKPPQKKKGCC from the exons ATGGCGGAGCGCCGGGCGGCCACCAAGGGCCGGCGTATGGGCTCCAGCCGGCgaaggcagctgcaggagggctcCGGTGAGACACCGGCAGCAGCTCCCGGCCCCAGCGAGGAGCCGCCGTGGGCATCCGAAATGGTGCAGAGAATGCAGGACTTCTTCAGGAAGCAGGGCAAGGACCAGGCGGGGTTCGTCACCCGCTCAGACATGCAG AAATTGCAGGAGGAAGATTTCCCATGCAGCACAGAGGAGCTGGAGCTCATCTTTGATGGGCTGGATGCTGCCGGCACCGGGCAGTTAAGCACCGAGGAGTTCACTGCTGGGGTCT GGCAGTTCCTGAGCTCCCAAAAAGCTACCAGGAACCACCGCCGGCGGAAAACGGCATCCCGGAGGGTCCGCTTGGTCCTCCCCAGCCCAGCGTTGGATGGGGCGGACAGCGAGGAGCAGAGACACTTTGCTGCCTTCATGGAGCAGCTGGGCACGGACAACGTCTCTGAAGA ACAGGAGATCTGGCAGCTCTGGGTGAAGCTCCGGGAGGACGAACCCCAGCTCCTGGGCAACCTGGAGGACTTTCTGGCCAAGATGAGGCACCGCATCCAAGAAGCCAGGAGCAAGAAGGAGGCTTTGAAGGCGACCCTGAACAA GCGTGTGGCTGAGCATGACAAGGAGGTGCAGCAGCTCTGTGAGGCCCTGGAGCAGCAGAttcagcaggagcagcagtggctgGAGCAGCAG AGCGTGGCCCGGAGCCACCAACACGGAATGGAGCTGCAGCGAGCGCTGGATGCCAGCGAGAGGGAGGTGCAGCGCTTGGTCACGGCGCAGATGGAG CTGGAGACGCGGTGCCGCAGCCTCCGCAGCATGCAGCAAGCCACCAGCACTGAAAACcggcagctggaggagagcaaCCGGGTGCTGGAGGACCGCCTGCAGCAcctccaccagcagctccagcagaccCACGGGCGCCTGCAGACAGCGAGGGCTGCGGTGGCTTGGGAGAACGTGGAGGAGCCCGG AGACGgagtggctgcagagctgcccagcgAGATGCCCCTGTCCCCACAG ATGAGTCCGGAGAAGAGTGAGAAGTACCGCTCCGAGATGCGGACCAGGCTGGGGTCCCAGAGTGGCGAGCCCAAAGTCAAGAGCACCCACCAAGT GGTTTGGGAGATGCTGCCAGCAGAAATAAGCCTTTTGGGAGCCCCGCCAAGAGCGAGCTCCGTGGAAGAGGACCCCTTCCCAGAATTTCTCAAAGAGGAACGCTTTTCTAACCAAAGCTCTTTGCTAAGAGAGATGAATGATGCAATAGCGGCTCTGAGCAAACAGCTGAAGCCACAGGCACCGGGTACACCCCCTGTGCCGGGAGACGCTGCCTGTCACCCCCAGGATGATGCTGAGCCCCAAACGGGGCCGGAGGCAGCCACAGCCCATGGCACAACCCCCGGGGTCCTGCAAGAGACCCTCCCCGGCCACGTCACTCACGAGCCGTTTGAAGGAGACCTGAAAGAGGGACCAGCCGCAGCTGAGCTTTGTGCTCCGGACACGACACAGGCTGGTGCGTCCGTGGGAGCCAGGCACCGCAGGGCTCAGGAGCcgggggcagagcagggagagagcCCAGAGGATGCACGGAGGATGTTATTCCTGCAGGGAAAGGGCGCTGGTGTGAAGGAGCTGATGCTAAAGGCGGCTCAGCATCTGCAAGAAGCACCGGGAGAGAGCacagaggcaggagagcaggcacTGATGGAGGTGGAGGGAGAAGGATGGATGCAGGAAAAAATAGGTTGGGAAAAGGTACAGCCCCCAGGAGAAGCTGAGGAAGTGGCATTAAGCCAGGGAGAAAATCTGGAGACAGGACTGGGGCCACCTGAGCCTGGGGAGGCAGGACTAGCAGCGGGATGGCAGCTTGCTACAGATGGGCTTGGCCCAGCTGTGGCTCCAGGAGAGCATCCACAGCCCCTGGACATGGGTCTGGGGGAAGAGGCTGACCTGCCATCGGGGCTCTCAGAGAAACTTGAAATAAAGCCAGGAGAGCACCTGGAGCCAGAGCCACCATCCCAGGTTGAGGCACGAATGGGAGCAGCCCAGAAGGACGGTGTCCTCCCCGAGGTGACAGTGGCTCCTGGCCCCGGGATGCTGGACGAAGAGCATGTCAGTGCAGAGGTGCAGCCCCAGGGGGAAACCTTAGATGCTGACgagctgccagccccagctcagcatggagggagcagcagagccagggccggggaaggggaggtggaggtAACACAACCCAGGGAGGCAGAACCGCAACCGCAGGGTGAGTCTGCGAGTGGAgaggcaggatggggagggagcgTGGGTGCAGAGGTGCCGCTGCCGGCGGCTGTGCCACCCGCCGACATGCAGGAAGGTGGAGCGGGAACAGATGTGCAACCGCTGGAGGCCCAGAGCAACGATGCCAACAGGCAGCTGCTTGCAGAGGTGAAGGTAGCTCTGCAGCCCCTGAGAGAGGCCGGCTGTCTGGGGACGGAGCAGGGAGGGAGCGTAGCTCCAGGTGTGCAACCACTGGAGGAGGATGATAAACCAGAGTTAGGGCTGGGGGAGGAAATGGGTGCTGCTGCAGTGCATGGTGAGGGTCCTTCCCCAGCAGAAACACCTGCAGGGAGCCCAGATCTGGGTGGGCTGTTCCCAGTTAAGGCTCAGGCACTGGAAATGGTGGAGACAGAGGACTCCCAGGCAGACATGCAGCTGCATGGAGGTGCCAGCCCAGAAACCCTCCAGGGAGGGGGCGACCGTGCAGCTGTACATCTCCTGGAGGAGGCTGAGGATGGGGAACAAGGACACGGTGAGTGTGGGCTGCCACAAGAGGCTTTGCTTTACCCCCATGGAGTGACGatcaggcagggagagggggctgctgctggtgtgCAGTCCCCTGAGGAGGCTGTAATGTTGGACATGCTGGAGGTTCAGAGCTCTGATGCCAATGTGCAGCTGCTTGCAGAGGTGGACAAGCTCAGATTGACCCCAGGAGGGAGCAGTGAGACAGATCTGCAGCTGCCAAGTGAGGTTAGGTCCccggggacagagcagggagggagcgTGGCTCCAGATGTGCAACCCCTGGATCAGGTTGATACACCAGCGTTAGTGGAAATGGTGGAGGCAGAGGACTCCTGGGCAGAGACGCAGCTTCTTGGGGGTGCCAGCCCAGAAaccccccagggagggggggacCGTGCAGCCATGCAGCTTGGGGATGAGGCTGAGGATGGGGAACAaatgctgggggagcaggggctgccaCATGAGCCTGTGCTTGATCCGCAGGGAGCAGGAGTCGGGCGTGGAGAAGGGGCTGGTGCAGGTGTGCAACTGTGGGAGTCGGCTGAAAGCCTGGACTTGCTGGAGGACCAGAGCACTGATGCCATcatgcagctgcttgcagagGTGGATGAGCTCAGATTGACCCCAGGAGGGAGCAGTGAGACAGATCTGCAGCTGCCAAGTGAGGTTAGGTCCccggggacagagcagggagggagtgTGGCTCCAGATGTGCAACCCCTGGATCAGGTTGATACACCAGAGTTAGTGGTAATGGTGGAGGCAGAGGACTCCTGGGCAGAGATGCAGCTTCTTGGGGGTGCCAGCCCAGAAaccccccagggagggggggacCGTGCAGCCATGCAGCTTGGGGATGAGGCTGAGGATGGGGAACaagggcagggggagcaggggctgccaCATGAGCCTGTGCTTGATCCGCAGGGAGCAGGAGTCGGGCGTGGAGAAGGGGCTGGTGCAGGTGTGCAGCCCCCTGAGGAGGCTGTAATCCTGGACACACTGGAGGTTCAAAGCAGTGATGCAAAcatgcagctgcttgcagagGTGGATGAGCTCAGATTGACCCCAGGAGGGAGCAGTGAGACAGATCTGCAGCCCCTGGGAGAGGCCGGCTCCCTGGGGACAGAGCAAGGAGGGAGCATGGCTCCAGATGTGCATCCCCTGGACCGGGTTGATAAACCAGAGTTAGTGGAATTGGAGGCAGAGGACTCCTGGACAGACACACAGCTGCATGAGGGTCTTGGCCTAGAAGCCCCATGGGGCAGGAAGGGCAGAAGAGCCGTGCAGCTTGGGGATGAGGCTGAGGATGGGGGAcaagggctgggggagcaggggctgccaCATGAGCCTGTGCTTGATCCGCAAGGAGCAGGAgttgggcagggagagggggctgGTGCCG GCGTGCAGCCCCCTGAGGAGGCTGTGATCCTGGACGCATTGGAGATTCAGAGAACTGATGCAAATGTGCAGCTGCTTACAGAGGCAGAGGAGCTCAAACCAACCTCAGCAGGGAGCACAGAGGCAGATCTGGCACGCTTGGGTGCAACTGGGATGTGGGAAGGCGAGCAGAGCCAGCCTCCTGGTTTGGAGGCAGGTCTGCGTGCAGCTCACGCCGCAGACACGTgggagggagctgctggtgcACGTGTGTCCCCTCCACTTGAGGCTGCTTCCCATCCTGAGTGTGCCGCTGCTGCTGAGGGTCCTGGTCTGGAAGTAAAGCTGGGAGCACTCACTGGTCCTCATGGGCAGATCCTGGAGGACACCCAGACACTGGAATTACCACAGGGAGAGAGAGCTGCTGCAGATGGGAGGCTTCTGGATGGAGCTCAAGGTCTGGAGGTGGTACAGGGAGAGAGGCTGGAGGTGGGGGTGAGTTTAGTTGAAACTCAGGGTCTAGGGCTAAAGCAGGGCCGTGATGATGGTGCGTTTGAGCTGGCCTCCCTGGTCTTCGAGGAGCCATTACAAATCAGCACACTAAAGCTGGAAACGATGATGCAGAAGGATGTTCTTATTCCAGATGTGCGGCGGCTAGGCACTTCGGGACAGGCAGTCCAAAGCGAGCTTCAGAAGCAGGTCTTGGCACAGGCAGATAAGGTGAGGCTTCACACTGCTTCccagcagctgaaggagaagCCACTGCATGTGATGGAAACAGAGCAGGTAGCTACCGGACCTGCTGAACCTCCAAAACAAGAGATGCCACCAGCATCAACCCTTCACATGAGGGTCCAACAGGAGGAAGATGCTGGGGATGACCAGCTGGGGATGGTCCTTGGAGACAGCTCACTGAGGGATGCAGACAACAGCAGCATGCAGCCTCAAAAGCAACACTTGGGAGAACAGAGTGAAGACCTTAATGTTGATCAATGGGAGAAGAAGCAAGAAGTTGGGTGGAAAACGAGCCAGAAAGGTGAGCCCAGCCCAGGAAAGCCAGGGGCTGTGACTGCAGATGGGGGAGGACCTGCCCCAAGGGGTTCTCCTGAAGCCTCCCTGGAGCCAGACCACCTCTACAACGTGCTGTTCGTCGGGGACTCCCACGTGGGCAAAACATCATTCCTGTACCGGCTGCACGCCGACACCTTCAACCCGCACCTCACTGCCACAGTAG GACTGGATTATCAGGTCAAAAACCTCATCGTGGACAACAAGCGCTTTGCTCTCCGCCTGTGGGACTCGGCCGGTCAAGAAAG GTACCACAGTATGACCAAGCAGTTCTTCCGGAAGGCGGATGGCGTTGTGCTGATGTACGATATCACATCGGAGTACTCCTTCTCGGATGTGCGGTACTGGCTGAGCTGCATCCAG GAAGGAGCAGAAGACGGAGTTGCTATTCTGCTTCTTGGGAACAAAACCGACTGTGCTGAAGACAGAAAGGTCCCTACAGAGGAGGGGGAACGCTTGGCCAAG GAGCATCAGCTCATGTTTTACGAATGCAGTGCTGCCTCGGGCCACAATGTCTTGGAATCCATGGTCAGCTTAATCAG GTTGCTCAAAGTTCGTGAAGAtgaattgaaaaataaagcagcagaggTACCAAAGCCACCCCAGAAGAAAAAGGGCTGCTGCTAG
- the RAB44 gene encoding ras-related protein Rab-44 isoform X3 — translation MAERRAATKGRRMGSSRRRQLQEGSGETPAAAPGPSEEPPWASEMVQRMQDFFRKQGKDQAGFVTRSDMQKLQEEDFPCSTEELELIFDGLDAAGTGQLSTEEFTAGVWQFLSSQKATRNHRRRKTASRRVRLVLPSPALDGADSEEQRHFAAFMEQLGTDNVSEEQEIWQLWVKLREDEPQLLGNLEDFLAKMRHRIQEARSKKEALKATLNKRVAEHDKEVQQLCEALEQQIQQEQQWLEQQSVARSHQHGMELQRALDASEREVQRLVTAQMELETRCRSLRSMQQATSTENRQLEESNRVLEDRLQHLHQQLQQTHGRLQTARAAVAWENVEEPGDGVAAELPSEMPLSPQMSPEKSEKYRSEMRTRLGSQSGEPKVKSTHQVVWEMLPAEISLLGAPPRASSVEEDPFPEFLKEERFSNQSSLLREMNDAIAALSKQLKPQAPGTPPVPGDAACHPQDDAEPQTGPEAATAHGTTPGVLQETLPGHVTHEPFEGDLKEGPAAAELCAPDTTQAGASVGARHRRAQEPGAEQGESPEDARRMLFLQGKGAGVKELMLKAAQHLQEAPGESTEAGEQALMEVEGEGWMQEKIGWEKVQPPGEAEEVALSQGENLETGLGPPEPGEAGLAAGWQLATDGLGPAVAPGEHPQPLDMGLGEEADLPSGLSEKLEIKPGEHLEPEPPSQVEARMGAAQKDGVLPEVTVAPGPGMLDEEHVSAEVQPQGETLDADELPAPAQHGGSSRARAGEGEVEVTQPREAEPQPQGESASGEAGWGGSVGAEVPLPAAVPPADMQEGGAGTDVQPLEAQSNDANRQLLAEVKVALQPLREAGCLGTEQGGSVAPGVQPLEEDDKPELGLGEEMGAAAVHGEGPSPAETPAGSPDLGGLFPVKAQALEMVETEDSQADMQLHGGASPETLQGGGDRAAVHLLEEAEDGEQGHDVRRLGTSGQAVQSELQKQVLAQADKVRLHTASQQLKEKPLHVMETEQVATGPAEPPKQEMPPASTLHMRVQQEEDAGDDQLGMVLGDSSLRDADNSSMQPQKQHLGEQSEDLNVDQWEKKQEVGWKTSQKGEPSPGKPGAVTADGGGPAPRGSPEASLEPDHLYNVLFVGDSHVGKTSFLYRLHADTFNPHLTATVGLDYQVKNLIVDNKRFALRLWDSAGQERYHSMTKQFFRKADGVVLMYDITSEYSFSDVRYWLSCIQEGAEDGVAILLLGNKTDCAEDRKVPTEEGERLAKEHQLMFYECSAASGHNVLESMVSLIRLLKVREDELKNKAAEVPKPPQKKKGCC, via the exons ATGGCGGAGCGCCGGGCGGCCACCAAGGGCCGGCGTATGGGCTCCAGCCGGCgaaggcagctgcaggagggctcCGGTGAGACACCGGCAGCAGCTCCCGGCCCCAGCGAGGAGCCGCCGTGGGCATCCGAAATGGTGCAGAGAATGCAGGACTTCTTCAGGAAGCAGGGCAAGGACCAGGCGGGGTTCGTCACCCGCTCAGACATGCAG AAATTGCAGGAGGAAGATTTCCCATGCAGCACAGAGGAGCTGGAGCTCATCTTTGATGGGCTGGATGCTGCCGGCACCGGGCAGTTAAGCACCGAGGAGTTCACTGCTGGGGTCT GGCAGTTCCTGAGCTCCCAAAAAGCTACCAGGAACCACCGCCGGCGGAAAACGGCATCCCGGAGGGTCCGCTTGGTCCTCCCCAGCCCAGCGTTGGATGGGGCGGACAGCGAGGAGCAGAGACACTTTGCTGCCTTCATGGAGCAGCTGGGCACGGACAACGTCTCTGAAGA ACAGGAGATCTGGCAGCTCTGGGTGAAGCTCCGGGAGGACGAACCCCAGCTCCTGGGCAACCTGGAGGACTTTCTGGCCAAGATGAGGCACCGCATCCAAGAAGCCAGGAGCAAGAAGGAGGCTTTGAAGGCGACCCTGAACAA GCGTGTGGCTGAGCATGACAAGGAGGTGCAGCAGCTCTGTGAGGCCCTGGAGCAGCAGAttcagcaggagcagcagtggctgGAGCAGCAG AGCGTGGCCCGGAGCCACCAACACGGAATGGAGCTGCAGCGAGCGCTGGATGCCAGCGAGAGGGAGGTGCAGCGCTTGGTCACGGCGCAGATGGAG CTGGAGACGCGGTGCCGCAGCCTCCGCAGCATGCAGCAAGCCACCAGCACTGAAAACcggcagctggaggagagcaaCCGGGTGCTGGAGGACCGCCTGCAGCAcctccaccagcagctccagcagaccCACGGGCGCCTGCAGACAGCGAGGGCTGCGGTGGCTTGGGAGAACGTGGAGGAGCCCGG AGACGgagtggctgcagagctgcccagcgAGATGCCCCTGTCCCCACAG ATGAGTCCGGAGAAGAGTGAGAAGTACCGCTCCGAGATGCGGACCAGGCTGGGGTCCCAGAGTGGCGAGCCCAAAGTCAAGAGCACCCACCAAGT GGTTTGGGAGATGCTGCCAGCAGAAATAAGCCTTTTGGGAGCCCCGCCAAGAGCGAGCTCCGTGGAAGAGGACCCCTTCCCAGAATTTCTCAAAGAGGAACGCTTTTCTAACCAAAGCTCTTTGCTAAGAGAGATGAATGATGCAATAGCGGCTCTGAGCAAACAGCTGAAGCCACAGGCACCGGGTACACCCCCTGTGCCGGGAGACGCTGCCTGTCACCCCCAGGATGATGCTGAGCCCCAAACGGGGCCGGAGGCAGCCACAGCCCATGGCACAACCCCCGGGGTCCTGCAAGAGACCCTCCCCGGCCACGTCACTCACGAGCCGTTTGAAGGAGACCTGAAAGAGGGACCAGCCGCAGCTGAGCTTTGTGCTCCGGACACGACACAGGCTGGTGCGTCCGTGGGAGCCAGGCACCGCAGGGCTCAGGAGCcgggggcagagcagggagagagcCCAGAGGATGCACGGAGGATGTTATTCCTGCAGGGAAAGGGCGCTGGTGTGAAGGAGCTGATGCTAAAGGCGGCTCAGCATCTGCAAGAAGCACCGGGAGAGAGCacagaggcaggagagcaggcacTGATGGAGGTGGAGGGAGAAGGATGGATGCAGGAAAAAATAGGTTGGGAAAAGGTACAGCCCCCAGGAGAAGCTGAGGAAGTGGCATTAAGCCAGGGAGAAAATCTGGAGACAGGACTGGGGCCACCTGAGCCTGGGGAGGCAGGACTAGCAGCGGGATGGCAGCTTGCTACAGATGGGCTTGGCCCAGCTGTGGCTCCAGGAGAGCATCCACAGCCCCTGGACATGGGTCTGGGGGAAGAGGCTGACCTGCCATCGGGGCTCTCAGAGAAACTTGAAATAAAGCCAGGAGAGCACCTGGAGCCAGAGCCACCATCCCAGGTTGAGGCACGAATGGGAGCAGCCCAGAAGGACGGTGTCCTCCCCGAGGTGACAGTGGCTCCTGGCCCCGGGATGCTGGACGAAGAGCATGTCAGTGCAGAGGTGCAGCCCCAGGGGGAAACCTTAGATGCTGACgagctgccagccccagctcagcatggagggagcagcagagccagggccggggaaggggaggtggaggtAACACAACCCAGGGAGGCAGAACCGCAACCGCAGGGTGAGTCTGCGAGTGGAgaggcaggatggggagggagcgTGGGTGCAGAGGTGCCGCTGCCGGCGGCTGTGCCACCCGCCGACATGCAGGAAGGTGGAGCGGGAACAGATGTGCAACCGCTGGAGGCCCAGAGCAACGATGCCAACAGGCAGCTGCTTGCAGAGGTGAAGGTAGCTCTGCAGCCCCTGAGAGAGGCCGGCTGTCTGGGGACGGAGCAGGGAGGGAGCGTAGCTCCAGGTGTGCAACCACTGGAGGAGGATGATAAACCAGAGTTAGGGCTGGGGGAGGAAATGGGTGCTGCTGCAGTGCATGGTGAGGGTCCTTCCCCAGCAGAAACACCTGCAGGGAGCCCAGATCTGGGTGGGCTGTTCCCAGTTAAGGCTCAGGCACTGGAAATGGTGGAGACAGAGGACTCCCAGGCAGACATGCAGCTGCATGGAGGTGCCAGCCCAGAAACCCTCCAGGGAGGGGGCGACCGTGCAGCTGTACATCTCCTGGAGGAGGCTGAGGATGGGGAACAAGGACACG ATGTGCGGCGGCTAGGCACTTCGGGACAGGCAGTCCAAAGCGAGCTTCAGAAGCAGGTCTTGGCACAGGCAGATAAGGTGAGGCTTCACACTGCTTCccagcagctgaaggagaagCCACTGCATGTGATGGAAACAGAGCAGGTAGCTACCGGACCTGCTGAACCTCCAAAACAAGAGATGCCACCAGCATCAACCCTTCACATGAGGGTCCAACAGGAGGAAGATGCTGGGGATGACCAGCTGGGGATGGTCCTTGGAGACAGCTCACTGAGGGATGCAGACAACAGCAGCATGCAGCCTCAAAAGCAACACTTGGGAGAACAGAGTGAAGACCTTAATGTTGATCAATGGGAGAAGAAGCAAGAAGTTGGGTGGAAAACGAGCCAGAAAGGTGAGCCCAGCCCAGGAAAGCCAGGGGCTGTGACTGCAGATGGGGGAGGACCTGCCCCAAGGGGTTCTCCTGAAGCCTCCCTGGAGCCAGACCACCTCTACAACGTGCTGTTCGTCGGGGACTCCCACGTGGGCAAAACATCATTCCTGTACCGGCTGCACGCCGACACCTTCAACCCGCACCTCACTGCCACAGTAG GACTGGATTATCAGGTCAAAAACCTCATCGTGGACAACAAGCGCTTTGCTCTCCGCCTGTGGGACTCGGCCGGTCAAGAAAG GTACCACAGTATGACCAAGCAGTTCTTCCGGAAGGCGGATGGCGTTGTGCTGATGTACGATATCACATCGGAGTACTCCTTCTCGGATGTGCGGTACTGGCTGAGCTGCATCCAG GAAGGAGCAGAAGACGGAGTTGCTATTCTGCTTCTTGGGAACAAAACCGACTGTGCTGAAGACAGAAAGGTCCCTACAGAGGAGGGGGAACGCTTGGCCAAG GAGCATCAGCTCATGTTTTACGAATGCAGTGCTGCCTCGGGCCACAATGTCTTGGAATCCATGGTCAGCTTAATCAG GTTGCTCAAAGTTCGTGAAGAtgaattgaaaaataaagcagcagaggTACCAAAGCCACCCCAGAAGAAAAAGGGCTGCTGCTAG